ATCAACGTATGCAGGGGACTTGTCGATGAAAAGAAACCAAGATCTATATGAATTCAGAACAAAAGGattgtcaacgaacacagggtttcatcagCGAAGGCATGCATAAGAATCGTCAACAAAGGcgtgaattcatcgacgaatgtcgggCTACTAGTAGCATTTAATGCGTATTAACAACAAGTTTTCAAATTGTCTTATGTCCATTAATGCCCAATGGCTCTCCAGTGCATGTCTCATCCCTTTTCCCTTTAATATaagtcttgtgcattcatttcCAACTAGTTGAGTACTTGGTGGTTAAGCACATTGAATGAGcattcatttctagggttttcattctTACTCATACTCTCTTACTCTTTACTCTTGTATTTCATACCATTcacaaagagagtagtgtgaggttttgaCTTGTAATATCAACTCAAAAAGGAGCAATTGACGTTGTATCTTATTGTTTTGATTCATTGGGttgaagggttctttgtgagcctttgtaaggtgactcttggtgagcaCCTTGTTGTAGCTCTAGGTGAGCAGctggattgtaaaggcttctccgttgATGAAGGAGGATTACTTAGTGGATTTGgaaaatccttgagttggtctcaaggcgtggacgtaggcttggtgtcgaaccacatTAATATCGCCATGTTGAGCTTTTCTTCTCCTTTCTCTTTAACTTtgtttgtttgttatgatttgtcttaaatataaattgtgatataatactcttgcatctttccaagtttttttttgtgattgtagaaaaagttttGTATCTGCaaaagacgtctattcacccccctctagacgcacacTCGGGCCAACACGTCCATTAAGAATGTAATCATTCATCATTAATTTTAATTTGCATGCTAATTAATGAATAGAGATATGAGATTATCCTATTTTCTTTTTATCCAATTTTaagatttatttttttagaagttTGCTAGAAAAGATAATAAAGAGTGGTAGGATTTGGATTCTTCATGTGCCAATGGTTTACATTTGTGACCCAAttaataagattttttttaaaaaaaaaaaaaaaaaaaaaagatcaataCTTCAATAgactaaataatttaaaaacatgTTATACAACTCATCGAGATTGTAAATTTGTATTAAGCAAAAGGTGTAAGTCtttcattaaaattttatttgtaaCAAATTTACAAATTAGTTGATTCAATAATTGCagataaaaaatatagaaaagtaAAAATTTGGTGGATGCATCtcaataatttaaaaaatgaaaaaaagaagaagaagaagaagaagaagaagaagaagaagaagaagaagaagaagaagaagttatgTTTGAAATTAAGAGAAAATATTCTATTCCTTATTCTATTCGTTGCTAATGGTTAATCAATGGAGAAGCTAAACCACTCACAAAtcactttcattcttattcattAGAACCCTAGTATCCAGGGTTTGCAATTTGCTTATTTATTGACACCTAATTATATGAAACTCAAAAGCTGATCAACTTTATCTGTTGATAAATAACAAGACTTGCATCCAAAAAAGAGGAAGAGCATTATATTGGTAATCAAATAGCTTGCATGTGATATGTCTTCAAGAATATCTAAATCCTTATTTAAAGCAAAGTATTTTAAATCTCAAAGTTAAAATGGAAAGTAGGGACAAAGGAACATTGAACAAAAAAATGgacataatcatatttaaatCAGAACATCAAAGTAAGAAATATTTGAAAGATGGAAGAGACATAATTCAATGTAATGCAAAGTAATGTAAATTCCAAAGCTTTGGAAAGTAGGAAacattgaaaaatgaaaagaacATAACCATATTTAATACAATTAAAAGTAGAAACCTAGCCCTCAcgggcatggcgcggtggaaaggcatcagcacgtaaAAAGGAGTATTGGGggttcaattctaggtagatacactcacggagtcaacggtacctgtggatggtaagaatttactctgtgagctagcgagaactgtggatggtgagagttcgctctgtgagccaacggggaccgtggatggtaagagtTTTCTGTGAGTCAACGGCAaccatggatggtaatggagatgtgtctcggGGGTCGAGTTGGCCGAACATCCAACTGATACACGGAAGCCGTGTCCACATTTTGAATTTTACCTAATCAGCGAGACCTAAGGGGAGGACGCTGATACTTAGGTTTGGTGCCGCGCCAAAGGGtctgaagggcttgttggtggcgagttcctatgtaataaaaaaaaaaaaaaaaagtagaaaaccTAGGAGACTTGAGGGGAAAATCCTATTTAAAACAAGGAATTCAAGTTTAGAACTTTCCTAAATCTAGATATATTACTAATAAATAGATCAAACATATGCATGATATGTGACTAAGTTTCCATAATTATCAATATTGCTAAATTAACATGGAAGATGAGAGCTAAGTGGCAATATTGAtaatctaaaaaattaaaatagaatatGGATCATGTAATGAATGAGTGAAGTTTGAAAAAGGTATACAATTACTTAAATGTATACAAATAAAAGTAGCATAGAGAGAAATATGCTAAAAATTATATAGCTACACAATTGCCCCCATTACTCCTATGATAGATTATACCTACTTATAAATTGGAGAAATCTAAAAAGAAATAAGGAAGataaacaatttttaaaaatattcattaatgattcatcaaaaccctaatatctatgATTTGCAACTACCTTATTCATTAACACTTAATCATATGAAACTCCAAGACTCATCTTCTCTTATGCATTAATAGACGATGGTGCTGACAAGATTTCTATTCACAAGGAGAAAAAGCATTATACTGTTAGCCAAATAGCTTGCATATGATATGTTTTCGAGAAGATCTAAATCCTTATTTAAAGcaaaacattttaaatttcaaagtTCAAATGGGAAATAGTGACTAAGGAACATTGAACAACAAAATGGACATAATCGTATTTAGAGTATCAAAGTAAGAAATATTTGAAAGATGGAAGGGATAGAATTCAATGTAATGCAAAGTACTATAaattccaagactttaaaaaGTAGGAAACAATGAAACAGGTCATAACTATATTTAACACAAAACATCAAAAATAGGAAACATCAAAGATTTGAAGGGCAAATTTAATACAAtgaattaaaattcaaaattttaactttcaaaactttcccaaatatgtatattatcaatAGATAAACTGAATATGTGAATAGTTATATTACTAAATCAGTATAGAAAGTGAAAGCTAAGTAACAGTATTAacaatatgaaaaattaaaagataaCAAAGATCATACAATTAATGAgtcccatttgaagaaggtatgTGATTACTTAAAAGTATACGGATAAAACTAGCATTagcagaaattttaaaaataatttttaaaatgtaaaacTATACAATTACTCccaattattttcaaattttggacAGCCCCCACTACTCCCATGATAGATCATGCGTGTTTATGAATTGACGAGATATAAAAAGAAATGAGAAgataaacaattttcaaaaataatcatTAATGATTTATTATTGTGAAACTATGAAAGAAAGTGCTTCATAAgtttttctcctctctctctctctctctctctctctctctctctctctctctctctctctctctctctctctctctcattgaactaaaaagattaaataataattattttttctttctattataagtttagtattttttttctcttaatttttaatcTAAAAATAGAATATCGAAAAAAGAatgttgttagctttaccgtgaacccaagaAGGAgaggtgaattgatatttttaaaatttaaattttaggtcaatctcctaacaccagtatattcacaactctatggtcaatctagtgcaagtaatgaaaaagtataccaaaaagtaaataaagcgatttaatcaaacatacatgcaccagaaagcaataaagtaagggtgacacacataaatgttatcgagtTTTGGCTAAttacctacgtccccgtcttagctaacaagcacaaggattaccacaataacttgctcacttaaacgtgtggagcggcaccaatacaaatcaggtcaattagcacagggatgacctcaacctttacgccaatccttaccggattggattaccaccccctcaggtcaCCCCTGGAATCActcaaatttacaatcaaatggtacagataaaagtgctttcacgaaAAGCAGATATGTaaccaaatgcgttcaatcacatacacatcaatagcatgaatatagtgtaagctcaatgatgcaagatttgttcaatcaatactctaCATGGTATAATCAATAtcaagctcaagagtattcaacacaatacaatcagtataatgcacaagagtattcaacacaagaaAAGTCTTAGAATCTAGATAAAATATTTCAGTAACACATTAATATTCCAAGTACACtaaacagataatcaaactagttccaaaatgattttccCCAATGAAGTAAGTgacacaatactagtttgaaagattacttgcttgtttgaaaaaacctttgcacaccaaaagcaaagctattggacacttgcaatgggatgcaaatatcctaaacttctttggtttaatcccacacaagatttataatggagaaatccgtgggataaacttaggctaagctcccaaagaaataatctcaagcacacacaagaatgagagtattagcaaggaacaacaatcacaataacacaaGAGGTATTCTCACAATCTCGGATTTTATCAAAGGGATGTAAGATTGAGATTATTGTGGGCAAAGGGAGATTTTTTCAgtagagagagtttttggcttaatcactttgctaatcatCCTCTAATTatgcaaatggactcatatttatagtcagATGAAAAAGTATTACTGTTCGGGAtataatgggcattattaaagaagtcttaaaagattaaaatccaattagcctgaaataaccctattttactatggttaatttattttaaccggctagggttcgggtggctgaacctaagtTTGTTCGCCCGACAAGACACATACCAAAAAGTTATTCAAtgtagttcggtcgcccggatAAAGCTTCGACAGCCCTAATCAAAGCTAATAACAAAGCTACGTGACTTCGGGTGCTCGATCAAATGTTCGGTGGCCTGAATCCTTGTGTTCAGTCACCCAagggtatttttgaactaaaaatgtcagtcgcccgagttggtgaacagtccctttcgaggggttcgggcGCGCCCGGGGAAGACGTGTGCATTTGGGGTTTTGTTACCCGAGggatggtcaacattttgactttcaagtTCAAGCGCCTGAGGAGTTTTATACTCCAAAGTTTCGGTCACCCAAGCCCTCTTATCTTGCTTAGTTTTGTTCAATTTTGAGCACAATTAAAAcatactcatatattttatgtcatgtgtgtgagtgttggagcctagggttttgctatggtctaattgaacTTACGCTATAccctgtatgcatgatgtgcaggtgataaacatacaaTCACAgactaggttactattacagactcatataaattattacaaaccgatatgaattacaattataAATTATAAGTCTTCGCGGTCTTTTTGTTTTTTCAAGTGTCATTCATTGGGATATTTATTTAAGTCTGCACAAgtacttgacaatcatcaaatgtcagtatttgtcattatcaaaaccgggtgcgacctataaggtcaacaaatgtATTATATTCTTATTTTGACTATACTCTCTTTCGATCTCtgttatcaataaataaaatagtaatattgAAAGAAAAAAACTAAGAGAAGTAACTTCCACTTTAGTAAAATTACATTTaatttgcaaaataactatttatatgaataaaattgaaatactaaattagttttgaaaatagtgataataattattccttattataatttataactCTCAAACTCTTTCATGAAACAAACGAAACCTTAGTAAATTAGTAATTGAAcgacgctctctctctctctctctctctctctctctctctctctctctctcacccatCCAATTATGGcattatgatatatttatttaAGATTTAATTAAGGAAAACGGATGCGTGGGGGCCAAGCGAAAGGCATGTAAGCcccactcctctctctctctctctccttctgtGACACTCGCACCATCTTTTAGCCGCAGACACTGCCTCAGACAAACGCTCCTCTTCCAGTTCAGGGTAAATTCTGAAAATATCTGGTGTTTTAGATATGAAATTGCGATCGGGCTGTGAAATGGAGGGTATTTCTTTGGAACGTTTATCTTTATCAGCCCCATGAGTTGTCTTTGGCGGCACTGCGGAGATTAATTTGTTTAGTTTCTTCTTTTGgaatcatctgaagatttttttttttctctgggAAAGGGCTGAGACAGAGGTGGGAAAGGAAGGAAGGCAGGAGGACCGAGGAGGGTTTATAGGGTTTATCGCTGGTCTGTTCTGGGAGGTATTTTGTTGGATGGAATTTATTTCATAGGGGAGAAGGGCCATGCGGAAGTCTTTTAAGGATTCCCTTAAAGCTCTTGAAGCTGATATTCAGCACGCCAATACCCTGTAACTCTCTCTCTGTCTCCTTCTCTCTGTGTTAGTCTGCGGATTATGGTGTTCAATTTTTTATTGAAGATGTTATGATACTTTTGGAAGGATTGTTAAATAGAttgttgatattttttttaattgtcttTGCCTGTTCCCAATAAAAAGTATCTATTCCTTTTCCTTTACTTttattaatttgtttaatttgtgtTCTTCCTGATGAAAATTTTGCTTGAATTCCATAAAATCTGAAGTTCTGCAGCTGACCAAGAACATATATTGATTGCCCATCGTATATCTCGTACTGATTGGGAAGAAGAAGAGggaaaaaaattagaagaaagaATATGCTCCGGTCTGGCTATGGATAAACTGCCCCATCTCACCAATCCAGTCCCAATTCCCAACTTGACTTGCTTGTTGTTGCTTGCCAATTTTTTCCTGGATTGCATGATGTCTTTTCTTCTAGGGACTACTATGCTCTCTACTCTATTAGGTTCTTCCCATTACCTGTAAATAATTTGCTGGCTGATCTTCTGTGTTGAAAAACTTTTCTGCGTGAGGAAATTGAATCTGTAAAATTTTCCGTTTGAATGAATGGAACATTCTCTGTTGAATTtcacgaatttttttttttttttttttgaatttttataactTAATTATTAAGAGAAAGatgggtctctctctctctctctctctctgcaaagTATATGAGAAAACTGGCGCTGGCTTTGTAGGAACTCCCCTCTTTAAGTCATGTGGTTAATGGTAAAGTCAGTTTGAAGGACACTGGGGACAAgaatttatgcattttttttattcttttttttataaCCCGGGAAATCCAGCCACTATTGTGCCACTTCGGACACTATGGTGTGACACCAAATTCAGGCGTGAAAGTCGTCCGCTCATTGACGCCCTAGTAATTCACAGGGGTAAACTCTTAAAGGAAAATTGAACGGGAATCGAACCCATGACCTtagggtcaccaaagtcacaagtggCCCTTATCACTTGAGCCAACCCGGCTGGGCAAGAATGTATGCATTGTTGCGTGTCAGGTATTGTTAGGCAGTTGGCAGAGAATCTGAGGGATTGCACCTTAAAATGGAAACAAGTAAGAAGTAACTCAGCATGGCAGTGCCCTTGTGATCCCTTCGCAATCTTCATGAAAGTGGGATTGTAGGCCTTCGGCAGAAATTATATTGTCATCCCAACTCCCAACTGGAGATCTGTTGATGGTATgcttgggaatactgctgttttttttttttcctctgttTTTAGATCATTGCTTCATTGCaggttatttttcaattttttaaagatTCATTCATTGTTTGTGTCTCATACGAGATGTCTAAATTGAGCAATTGACTCAGCTTCTTTGTGTTATTCTTTGGAGCTGAGTTCATGGTAAAAATAGCCCCTAAATTGGCAATCATTTGACCCCATGGCTTGAATTTTATTttgttccctctctctctctctctctctctctctctctctccctctcccctctctctctctctctctctctctctctctctctctctctctctcatgtatgAACACATGCACATACAAGTGTACACATCCATATGGCAAATTGGAATTTGAGGCCCTCAGTGAGGCATTTTAATATAggctctgtttttttttttttttcctcccaaAATGCTATACAATGCTTTGAGGTGCATTACTTTTTCCTTTTTGATCCTGGCACTTTTTACAGGCTCTGTTTTTGACGATGGAAAAAAAATGAATCACCCATTGCACAATGCTCCCATGCCATATCAAGGGTTCTAGGGAGAACCTGATGTACAAGTACACTACCTTACCACAACATTTGGAGAAGTTGTTTCCATGACGTGACCCTGTCACCTTCCAGCTTGGCTATAATGCCATGCTATTGGGTCAAGACTCACCCTCACAAGCTTTCCTTTGTGCATCTTACTCATAATTTGATTTAGATATTCTGTTTTGGAGGGATATATATCAATAAAGTTAGCCAACTAGTGCTGAATATACCTTCAGTGGTTTGCCAATTATTGCTGAATGGACCTTTGGTGGGTATATTATTTGTCCTTGACTTGTACAATCTTTCTTGAAATACAGTGCATCTGAGTATCCGAGGGAATATGATGGTGCTTGCTTCCAGATGAGATTATCTTATAGTCCAGCTGCTCActtctttctctttcttgttCAATGGACTGATTGTCACCTTGCTGGTGCCCTTGGGTTGCTTAGAATCCTTATTTATAAGGTGAGCTGCATTTGCATATCCATTTGATTGCTTGAAGTCCCCTAGGCTGCACTTTAATTTTTATAAGGTGGGTTGTTGCAGGCATATGTGGACGGTAGGACGACTATGTCCATACATGAAAGAAAAGCCAGTATAAGAGAGTTTTATGGTGGGTGGACATaacataatttaatatttttctttgaatttgaAGACAAGTTGATAATGGATCAATCATCATGGATGCATTTTCACTACTTGGTGACTGGCAATCATTTTTCACCAGTTTAACTTATCACCTGCAGGTGTCATATTCCCTTCTTTATTGCAACTTGAAAGAGGAATTACTGACGTGGAAGATAGAAAACAAAAGGAGATCTGTGCAGCCAAATATAAAAGAAAAGATAATGTTGACAAGGGCAAGCTGTCTGAAATTGATgtagaaagagaagaagaatgtGGAATTTGTATGGAGATGAACAGCAAGGTTGTCTTGCCCACTTGTAATCATTCTTTGTGTATGAGGTGCTATCGGAATTGGTAAGCAAACTGCTGTGTAGTTCTCTATGCCTTTATTTATACATTATATCTCAATTTGTTTTACTAAATTATTAGAACTTAAGTTGTGTTCAGGAGCACAGATTTCAagctttggatttggattttgaTTTGTATGGAATTCAGTACAATTTTGTTGTGTGCTGTCCAAATCTACACAAATTCAAACCCATGGTCTAAAATCCAAGCTCCCACACTTAAAAGAGATAAATATTTTATCAGGGAATATTTTTGTAGTGGTAGTTAGACTGTATTTGctgtattttaaattatttttcagtGACATTGATGTTGCAATCTGGTAATTTATGAACCATTTGTTTTCTTCATGCATCTGCTGGTGCTGGATGTCGGAGTCCATCAGCTTAGTCCACCTGACCTATGGTTCTGATGTTAGCCTTGTTCACTTGGCGATGTTTCAACACCGCAATAACCGTTACCAAATTGGGTTGTCAGACACAGAAGAGTGCATATTGGTTTTGCAAGCATAAACCGCAATAGATAGCCCATCCTTCTTGTTTCTTCGATTCGATGTCTCCTCTATTTGCACTCTGTAGAATTACTGATTGTTATGTGCGTGCATgtgttctttttttcttttttttctaaataCATATGTGACAAGTCCTTGCGAGACATATCAAGTTAGAGCTGATGGATTTTACATTTCATGGTTGCTTTCCAGGCGTGCGCGGTCACAGTCCTGCCCCTTCTGCCGGGATAGCCTTAAGAGAGTGGATTCAGGTGACCTGTGGATTTACACCAACATTAATGAAATCACAGACTTGGGTTCAATCTCTAGGGAAAATTTGAAGAGGCTCTTCATGTACATTGATAATTTGCCTCTCATTGTTCCAGATCCCATGTTTGTTTCCTATGACACCCCTTTCCGGTAAGGGCTTGTTTATGTGGCACTGAAAACTATCTGTAAATGCCTTGTTGGTTGTATAGATATAATATCTATTTATTCTGTGTTGCCCCTCCTTTGGGCTCACTGTAAATACATGTTTGGGTGTTAGCAGGCTTGGCTTTTAATGTCTTCCCATTCCAGTcattgaatataaatttgtttgtTGATTCATCCATTGTTTATTTGCATAAATTGATAATTTGAATCTCAGATTTTAATCCCAATTCCAGGCAAACGGTGAAGTTGTAGAACACACGAATACTTCTCGACCCAAATTAGATGGGTGTCCTGgccaaattcagattttgatttttgaaaatatgaagattttagatttttaatttgaaaattcaaTTTTGGATTTTTAATTTGACTGTGGAACATTTATTAAATGCTCgactttttaaacaaatttaaaatgtcTTCTATTTATTTTTTGCCAAAAACAGGCGGCAATTTTTTAATTTCTCCAaaacttttaaattttgatttagtttgtttctagaaaaagaaaagaagagtttcacacattctaaaaaaaaaaaacaaaagagaagGCAGAGTAGTCATTTTCTAAGCAAATCTTTTGATACTTGTtactaattatttatttatttacttacatCTAGATCTTAATTTTTTGGTATAATTTTTTAAGaacattattttttgttttctaaaaagtaaattttactttcaaattttttttaatccaGAGAAACTTGagatatatttaataaaaaaataatttgtctGAACACTCGTGACTATTTAAAACCCTTTTTATTCAATTCTAATTTGTTTCTTGCTTTTTTTTAATGATTCAAATTGctattttaggaatttttattttttcatatacaaAATTCATGAAACATTTACATTTCCTTTTattgttgtaaaacatgtatatttatgtggataaCTATCTCGATAATAGGTTACAACTTTTAGTATGCCCatataatggttcattatgtggttaatcTTTGGGATGCCTATGTATTTGCttatataaggacatgttttacaacaaaatgaaaaaaataagatgattagcaacatctagttcctgaaAAACTAGACTATTGAATTTTTGTAATTCCAAACTTTTTTTTGTATtcctctttatttcatttacaatacCTTATTAGCACGATCAAGTCTCTAATAGTTTACCAAGTTTCATCGGTATTATTTTAAGGTAAAAATCTTGTttcctttaacatttgttatctatataattttaatttttcgtcaaattatatttatatgttaattatatctcttatcttgagtacgtgtccttaaatatttttatgttggaatatatgtgagaataacatttttatttaatatttacctaactttgaatttttatttgttttcaaaatgactttatgatgtcaaatcTCACAAAACTTGAATTCGTTACCCTTGATACTTTTGGAAAAAATTATCTGTCATGGGTACTTGATGctgagattcaccttaatgctatgaatcttggAAGTACAATTGAAGAAGTAAATCAAGCACTCCTGCAGGATCGCGCAAAGGTAATGATTTTCTTTCAACACCATTTACACGAAGTATAagttacggtgttatcccaagagggggggtgaatttggtattttaaaaaataagtcctttaggttctaattttgaaaactatcaatttcaaacttgcaagttACTCACAACCACCTCAATGTtttacaattaattaattttatgtgtgtCTTCATtaagcatacaatgttacccaattactcacacaTGTACTAAAAGTTCAACACATACACATTGAGTTTACGCGGAAATTAAAgagaggtaagggtaagagagatgcaaactcgatttttacgaggttcggcctaccccaaccTATGTCATCACCTTGAGcaatccactcaaggattccactacaagtccgctcctttaattgggacggagcttcccttacaagctactgcttacaagaggcgtaattTTCCTCTCAATTCCGGTTCACAATGTAATAACccggataattattggaattaaataataaagaaaagagaaggaaaaagaattttattaatcCAATGGCTATAAAACAGCTAGTAGttcaattttcctataaatacaagtccaaaggcttGTTTAAATAAGGATCTTAGTAATTATATATCATTTGCAAGCACATTTAAATTAGTTCATCATCTTTGTGCTCAACTCCTCTTTTACTCTTCAATCTTAGTGTGATATattactttgagagagttgtgtgaggatTTTATTGGCTCAATCAAGGAGCATTGTATTTGTAATCGTTTTCTTCCACTTGTTTtaaaaagggttcttggtgaaccatgcTAAAAGGATTGGTGAGCGAAAGAGATTTGTTCCCGTGGTGTAAATGCTTCTTCGCCAGTGAAGGAGGGtatttagtggattgtggaaaccttgggtgtgactcaaggcaTGGACATGGTACATAGGCAAGGGACCGAACCACATTAACATCAATGTTAagtttttctttccttctctctaatttatatcttgtacatgatttatattttatatactgtgatataattatttgtatcttacaaagattttatattttgtggagaaaagaaaaaatacgcaaaagagtctattcacccctctCTAGATTCGACTCTAGGGCCAGCAACttggattttttttatattttatttattttttctaaaaatacaaaGATAGTGTCTCCTTACACATAATTCAACTCCTATTATATATATGCAAACTGAGATGATGGACTAAAGGGTTTCTATCATTTAATCatgtaattaaaaaataatagttCATAAGGATTCCTACCACTTAAAGTTTTGGGGTAGTAGTCCTTACATTAAAATATGTTAGACTTTAAAGATTGAGATAGTGACTCTTTTGTGGTC
This Malania oleifera isolate guangnan ecotype guangnan chromosome 11, ASM2987363v1, whole genome shotgun sequence DNA region includes the following protein-coding sequences:
- the LOC131167285 gene encoding E3 ubiquitin-protein ligase AIRP2, coding for MRKSFKDSLKALEADIQHANTLASEYPREYDGACFQMRLSYSPAAHFFLFLVQWTDCHLAGALGLLRILIYKAYVDGRTTMSIHERKASIREFYGVIFPSLLQLERGITDVEDRKQKEICAAKYKRKDNVDKGKLSEIDVEREEECGICMEMNSKVVLPTCNHSLCMRCYRNWRARSQSCPFCRDSLKRVDSGDLWIYTNINEITDLGSISRENLKRLFMYIDNLPLIVPDPMFVSYDTPFR